The following proteins are encoded in a genomic region of Brachypodium distachyon strain Bd21 chromosome 1, Brachypodium_distachyon_v3.0, whole genome shotgun sequence:
- the LOC100845013 gene encoding BTB/POZ domain-containing protein At3g50780 yields MAEFKVGRIDGLPAKIRSVPVAVTPEGLWCCPSQAVLQKTVKNHNQQARPKVGASPPASKASSVQRATTISSDKRSHSTPTRSKVNSDEQVCSPADADAPDPPKVAQMPENRQKQHKISVGFGQLQTSDLKVVLYGREGVAVKMIVHKNILAENSTFFADKLSSQSPVPFIEVPDCEDVEIFVETVGLMYCKDVKQRLIKQNVPRVLRIFKVAESLGFAACVVSCLDYLEAVPWVGEEEENVISSIRQIHSENYGVSPLLKRVTSEPTNPPNDTLAHIIELVLKSGEDRGRREMKTLVLKLLKESNICSTNGSADSCAVTLYSSCRNCLESLLTLFRQASDPEFAEQSSDKKDPVFRQITLQADNLLWLAEILADMKDAEELASIWASQEELARLHSTVPVMHRHLVSCVTARLFIAIGRGEALPPKCTRRLLLDVWLQPLMDDYNWLQHGCRWFDRGVVEEGIGQTILTLPLEDQQTVLLAWLGKFLKTGDGCPNLQRAFEVWWRRTFVRPYAEQQRQQQESSSSSSRHSGRS; encoded by the exons ATGGCAGAATTCAAGGTAGGAAGGATCGATGGTTTGCCGGCAAAGATCAGAAGTGTCCCGGTTGCTGTCACCCCGGAAGGATTATGGTGCTGCCCATCTCAGGCCGTGCTCCAGAAGACGGTGAAGAACCATAACCAGCAGGCCAGACCTAAAGTGGGAGCATCCCCTCCTGCGTCGAAGGCCTCCTCAGTTCAGAGGGCGACAACTATTTCTTCGGATAAAAGATCACATTCCACTCCTACTAGGTCCAAAGTCAATTCAGATGAGCAGGTGTGCTCCCCAGCTGATGCTGATGCCCCCGATCCTCCAAAGGTGGCACAAATGCCTGAGAACCGGCAGAAGCAACACAAGATATCGGTCGGATTTGGTCAGCTCCAGACGAGTGATTTGAAGGTTGTGCTGTATGGCAGGGAAGGGGTTGCTGTAAAAATGATTGTTCACAAGAACATCCTTGCTGAAAATAGTACCTTCTTTGCCGATAAGCTCTCAAGTCAATCTCCAGTGCCGTTCATTGAGGTGCCAGATTGTGAGGACGTGGAGATTTTTGTCGAGACTGTTGGGTTGATGTACTGCAAAGATGTCAAACAGAGGCTGATCAAGCAAAATGTTCCGCGAGTTCTTCGAATCTTTAAG GTTGCAGAATCACTAGGCTTTGCAGCATGTGTCGTGTCATGCTTAGATTATCTGGAAGCAGTCCCTTGGGTTggcgaagaggaagagaatgTCATATCATCCATTCGGCAAATCCACAGCGAGAACTACGGGGTTAGCCCCCTACTGAAGAGAGTGACCTCTGAGCCAACAAATCCGCCAAATGACACACTCGCACACATCATCGAGTTGGTGCTGAAAAGCGGTGAGGACCGAGGGCGGCGTGAGATGAAAACTTTGGTCCTCAAGCTTCTGAAGGAGAGCAATATCTGTAGCACCAATGGTTCAGCTGACTCGTGTGCTGTGACCTTATACAGTTCCTGCAGGAATTGCCTGGAATCCTTACTGACCTTGTTCCGTCAGGCGTCCGATCCAGAGTTTGCGGAGCAATCTTCAGACAAAAAAGACCCGGTCTTCCGACAGATCACTCTTCAGGCTGATAACCTCCTGTGGCTAGCCGAGATCCTAGCTGACATGAAAGACGCGGAAGAGTTAGCATCCATATGGGCCAGCCAGGAAGAGCTGGCCAGGCTGCACTCCACGGTGCCAGTCATGCACCGGCACCTTGTCAGCTGTGTCACGGCGAGGCTATTCATCGCGATCGGCAGAGGCGAGGCTTTGCCGCCGAAATGCACACGGCGGCTCCTCCTGGACGTCTGGTTGCAGCCTCTCATGGATGACTACAACTGGCTGCAGCATGGCTGCCGGTGGTTCGACCGGGGTGTCGTCGAGGAGGGCATCGGCCAGACGATCCTGACTCTGCCACTGGAGGACCAGCAGACGGTGCTGCTCGCCTGGCTTGGCAAGTTCCTGAAGACCGGCGACGGCTGCCCGAACCTCCAGAGGGCGTTTGAGgtgtggtggaggaggaccTTCGTCAGGCCCTATgccgagcagcagcggcagcagcaagagAGCTCCTCTTCGTCGTCACGACACTCGGGACGTAGCTGA
- the LOC100845323 gene encoding probable uridine nucleosidase 2, with protein MSSMAAADVKKKKVIIDTDPGIDDAMAIFVALRSPELEVLGLTTVFGNVHTALATRNALHLLEIAGRTDIPVAEGSPVTVKKATKLRIASFVHGSDGLGNQNFPPPAGKPLDGQSAAEFLVEQANLYPGQVTVVALGPLTNLALAVELDPGFPSKIGQIVVLGGAFSVNGNVNPAAEANIFGDPDAADIVFTCGADIIAVGINITHQVVLSDVDRKKLEQSDSKYARYLCKILGLYFDYHRDAYFTKGVYLHDPTALLAAVDPSLMTYTEGVVRVQTDGITKGLTVFDNTKKHYGEITAWSGKPTVKVAVTVDAPAVVELIMQRLTMED; from the exons ATGTCGTCGATGGCGGCAGCAgatgtgaagaagaagaaggttaTCATCGACACTGACCCAGGAATCG ATGACGCCATGGCCATCTTCGTGGCGCTGAGGTCGCCGGAGCTGGAGGTGCTGGGCCTCACCACCGTCTTCGGCAATGTCCACACCGCCCTCGCCACCCGCAACGCCCTACACCTC TTGGAGATTGCGGGCAGGACCGACATCCCCGTTGCAGAGGGATCCCCTGTAACAGTCAAG AAAGCCACCAAGCTACGGATAGCTAGCTTCGTCCATGGTTCAGATGGCCTGGGCAACCAGAACTTCCCTCCACCAGCAGGCAAGCCACTAGACGGTCAATCCGCCGCCGAGTTCCTCGTTGAGCAGGCGAACCTCTACCCTGGACAGGTCACCGTCGTCGCCCTCGGCCCGCTCACCAACCTCGCACTCGCCGTCGAGCTCGACCCCGGTTTTCCCAGCAAGATTGGGCAGATTGTTGTTCTCGGTGGTGCATTTTCAGTCAATGGGAATGTCAATCCTGCAGCCGAGGCAAAT ATATTCGGCGATCCTGACGCTGCCGATATAGTTTTCACCTGTGGTGCTGATATTATAGCCGTTGGAATAAACATTACGCACCAAGTAGTTCTTTCTG ATGTTGACCGGAAAAAGCTTGAACAGTCTGATAGCAAATATGCTCGCTACTTGTGCAAGATACTGGGCCTTTATTTTGATTATCACAGGGACGCCTACTTCACAAAAG GAGTATATCTTCATGATCCGACAGCTCTTCTCGCCGCTGTGGATCCATCACTGATGACTTACACGGAAGGAGTGGTGAGGGTTCAGACGGATGGAATCACAAAGGGTCTTACAGTTTtcgacaacaccaagaaacATTACGGGGAGATAACGGCGTGGAGCGGTAAGCCTACCGTCAAGGTTGCGGTCACGGTCGACGCCCCCGCCGTTGTGGAACTCATCATGCAGAGGCTTACCATGGAAGATTAA